Proteins encoded within one genomic window of Anopheles gambiae chromosome 3, idAnoGambNW_F1_1, whole genome shotgun sequence:
- the LOC1268369 gene encoding uncharacterized protein LOC1268369 isoform X1: MDGMSMWSTLDTNCNALHTGTDDDGGVGQCYNDSKVTVSFCANAITAEAVEQLVVKESDCQMQLMTKPSEVAVVVDTPNNRVRVALGVLIRLMLPLTHGVARGWKGLRGLSVLALLRKVRESHGLLTTLFAVAANTVSMSLSSVQVAHRIDPLLRVIKLRKDSSPTVAIKQGTAATTTPTAATSQLASLRVPRHLPERCVDLVVLAEPPPGVPIRADIVLIHGLHGSLVNTWKQGLWNSEGRLVNFERPPKPPLRPPKRQRHSRANLFAPPHVSKRPKFEYPAEWEDGGAGDRTTEHDHQYDESRSTSYEFAHRRYTYECGEPDEVHFADDVEYSFPTFRLRIEESEEQAGGRKPATAIDDGTGSPGTANGKRKLPKPTKDANWSPCWPGDWLPLDCPGVRVIAVNYTTDPYLWRPVWITKRNRSSLVDRAREMSDLLIAKGVGRGHPIVWVGHSKGGIFIKQILVDAWESGRPAAEPLWQSSRGTFFYSVPHRGSPLADFNLPLLRQSVELLEIQKNCSSILELHRRFVALYHSGHLKIDVFSFVETAMTLMSVMYLRIVGIDSADPGIGEVCGVHLDHREICKPRSRNCILYTELVKMINRVS, encoded by the exons ATGGACGGAATGAGTATGTGGTCCACGCTGGACACCAACTGCAATGCACTGCACACCGGCACCGATGATGACGGTGGAGTCGGCCAGTGTTACAACGACAGCAAAGTTACCGTCAGCTTCTGTGCCAACGCCATAACGGCCGAGGCGGTGGAGCAGCTGGTCGTGAAGGAATCGGACTGCCAGATGCAGCTAATGACGAAGCCGAGCGAGGTGGCGGTCGTTGTGGA CACACCGAACAACCGTGTCCGCGTGGCGCTCGGCGTCCTGATCCGGCTGATGCTTCCGCTCACGCATGGTGTCGCACGTGGCTGGAAGGGGTTGCGCGGGCTGAGCGTGCTGGCCCTGCTCCGGAAGGTTCGCGAAAGCCACGGTCTGCTGACGACGCTGTTCGCGGTTGCGGCCAACACCGTCTCGATGAGTCTGTCCTCCGTACAAG TGGCGCACCGCATCGACCCGCTGCTTCGTGTGATCAAACTCCGCAAGGACTCATCGCCCACCGTTGCCATCAAGCAGggtactgctgctactactactcccACCGCTGCAACCAGTCAGCTAGCGTCCCTTCGCGTCCCACGCCATCTACCGGAGCGGTGCGTCGATTTGGTAGTGCTCGCAGAACCACCCCCGGGTGTACCGATCCGGGCGGACATTGTGCTCATCCACGGGCTGCACGGTTCGCTCGTCAACACCTGGAAGCAGGGCCTGTGGAACAGCGAGGGACGGCTGGTGAACTTCGAGCGCCCTCCGAAACCTCCACTACGGCCACCGAAACGGCAGCGACACTCGCGGGCCAACCTGTTTGCACCGCCGCACGTCTCCAAGCGACCCAAGTTTGAGTATCCGGCAGAGTGGGAGGATGGAGGGGCGGGTGATCGGACGACCGAACATGACCACCAGTACGATGAGTCACGGTCCACCTCGTACGAGTTTGCGCACCGACGCTATACGTACGAGTGCGGCGAACCGGACGAGGTACACTTTGCGGACGATGTGGAGTACAGCTTTCCCACCTTCCGGTTGCGCATCGAGGAGAGCGAGGAGCAGGCGGGCGGTCGCAAGCCGGCAACTGCGATCGACGATGGAACCGGCTCACCGGGCACCGCGAACGGGAAGAGGAAGCTGCCGAAACCGACGAAGGATGCAAACTGGTCACCCTGCTGGCCGGGTGACTGGCTGCCGCTCGACTGTCCCGGGGTGCGTGTGATCGCCGTCAACTACACGACCGATCCGTACCTGTGGCGACCGGTTTGGATCACCAAAAGGAATCG cTCCAGCCTTGTTGATCGAGCACGGGAGATGAGTGATCTGCTGATAGCGAAAGGGGTCGGTCGTGGACATCCGATCGTGTGGGTCGGCCACTCCAAGGGTGGCATCTTCATCAAGCAGATCCTGGTCGATGCGTGGGAAAGTGGCCGCCCAGCGGCCGAACCACTGTGGCAATCGTCCCGTGGGACCTTCTTCTACTCCGTACCACATCGGGGATCTCCTCTGGCGGACTTCAATTTGCCGCTGCTGCGCCAATCGGTGGAGCTGCTGGAAATACAGAAAA ACTGTTCCAGTATTCTTGAACTGCACAGACGCTTCGTTGCCCTGTACCACAGTGGCCACCTGAAGATTGACGTGTTCAGCTTCGTCGAGACGGCCATGACGCTCATGTCCGTGATGTACCTGCGCATCGTTGGCATCGATTCGGCGG ATCCCGGCATCGGGGAGGTGTGCGGGGTGCATCTCGATCATCGGGAAATCTGTAAACCGCGGAGCCGCAACTGCATCCTCTACACCGAGCTGGTCAAAATGATCAATCGCGTCAGCTGA
- the LOC1268369 gene encoding uncharacterized protein LOC1268369 isoform X2 — protein MNQTTGPYFQYKNTPNNRVRVALGVLIRLMLPLTHGVARGWKGLRGLSVLALLRKVRESHGLLTTLFAVAANTVSMSLSSVQVAHRIDPLLRVIKLRKDSSPTVAIKQGTAATTTPTAATSQLASLRVPRHLPERCVDLVVLAEPPPGVPIRADIVLIHGLHGSLVNTWKQGLWNSEGRLVNFERPPKPPLRPPKRQRHSRANLFAPPHVSKRPKFEYPAEWEDGGAGDRTTEHDHQYDESRSTSYEFAHRRYTYECGEPDEVHFADDVEYSFPTFRLRIEESEEQAGGRKPATAIDDGTGSPGTANGKRKLPKPTKDANWSPCWPGDWLPLDCPGVRVIAVNYTTDPYLWRPVWITKRNRSSLVDRAREMSDLLIAKGVGRGHPIVWVGHSKGGIFIKQILVDAWESGRPAAEPLWQSSRGTFFYSVPHRGSPLADFNLPLLRQSVELLEIQKNCSSILELHRRFVALYHSGHLKIDVFSFVETAMTLMSVMYLRIVGIDSADPGIGEVCGVHLDHREICKPRSRNCILYTELVKMINRVS, from the exons ATGAACCAGACAACTGGACCATATTTCCAGTATAAAAA CACACCGAACAACCGTGTCCGCGTGGCGCTCGGCGTCCTGATCCGGCTGATGCTTCCGCTCACGCATGGTGTCGCACGTGGCTGGAAGGGGTTGCGCGGGCTGAGCGTGCTGGCCCTGCTCCGGAAGGTTCGCGAAAGCCACGGTCTGCTGACGACGCTGTTCGCGGTTGCGGCCAACACCGTCTCGATGAGTCTGTCCTCCGTACAAG TGGCGCACCGCATCGACCCGCTGCTTCGTGTGATCAAACTCCGCAAGGACTCATCGCCCACCGTTGCCATCAAGCAGggtactgctgctactactactcccACCGCTGCAACCAGTCAGCTAGCGTCCCTTCGCGTCCCACGCCATCTACCGGAGCGGTGCGTCGATTTGGTAGTGCTCGCAGAACCACCCCCGGGTGTACCGATCCGGGCGGACATTGTGCTCATCCACGGGCTGCACGGTTCGCTCGTCAACACCTGGAAGCAGGGCCTGTGGAACAGCGAGGGACGGCTGGTGAACTTCGAGCGCCCTCCGAAACCTCCACTACGGCCACCGAAACGGCAGCGACACTCGCGGGCCAACCTGTTTGCACCGCCGCACGTCTCCAAGCGACCCAAGTTTGAGTATCCGGCAGAGTGGGAGGATGGAGGGGCGGGTGATCGGACGACCGAACATGACCACCAGTACGATGAGTCACGGTCCACCTCGTACGAGTTTGCGCACCGACGCTATACGTACGAGTGCGGCGAACCGGACGAGGTACACTTTGCGGACGATGTGGAGTACAGCTTTCCCACCTTCCGGTTGCGCATCGAGGAGAGCGAGGAGCAGGCGGGCGGTCGCAAGCCGGCAACTGCGATCGACGATGGAACCGGCTCACCGGGCACCGCGAACGGGAAGAGGAAGCTGCCGAAACCGACGAAGGATGCAAACTGGTCACCCTGCTGGCCGGGTGACTGGCTGCCGCTCGACTGTCCCGGGGTGCGTGTGATCGCCGTCAACTACACGACCGATCCGTACCTGTGGCGACCGGTTTGGATCACCAAAAGGAATCG cTCCAGCCTTGTTGATCGAGCACGGGAGATGAGTGATCTGCTGATAGCGAAAGGGGTCGGTCGTGGACATCCGATCGTGTGGGTCGGCCACTCCAAGGGTGGCATCTTCATCAAGCAGATCCTGGTCGATGCGTGGGAAAGTGGCCGCCCAGCGGCCGAACCACTGTGGCAATCGTCCCGTGGGACCTTCTTCTACTCCGTACCACATCGGGGATCTCCTCTGGCGGACTTCAATTTGCCGCTGCTGCGCCAATCGGTGGAGCTGCTGGAAATACAGAAAA ACTGTTCCAGTATTCTTGAACTGCACAGACGCTTCGTTGCCCTGTACCACAGTGGCCACCTGAAGATTGACGTGTTCAGCTTCGTCGAGACGGCCATGACGCTCATGTCCGTGATGTACCTGCGCATCGTTGGCATCGATTCGGCGG ATCCCGGCATCGGGGAGGTGTGCGGGGTGCATCTCGATCATCGGGAAATCTGTAAACCGCGGAGCCGCAACTGCATCCTCTACACCGAGCTGGTCAAAATGATCAATCGCGTCAGCTGA
- the LOC1269444 gene encoding uncharacterized protein LOC1269444, whose protein sequence is MRWLLCLVAIGVIGALAEARDLRHEIPAEVPEFGNYATACSIRTTGDMPRPQPLVLIPGTSQFRYPATGNGLLQLNAGETLELACQDGFGLFPGKSSITVTCVINDQFNYDSQMFAFRDFACTENWLSSARRTAQRCFNGATIVEIGFNVGQRFPKILDVCHDEVTFDNHYVVHEFTPANAGFQQGVPRPGWYQGDFYPGININGLYTVNTQRSTIATILSSQARANELVQGTDNGIFLARGHIAARADFIYGTQQNATFWFLNAAPQWQNFNAGNWERIESSVKTFVAARNIRVRVYGGTYGVQTLADGNGDHREIFLDFNANGRTRLRAPKVYYKILHNEAQNSGIVLIGVNNVHISLEEIRRDYIFCTDVSSRIGWINWERENLALGYSYACEVNEFNRVTGHLPQLNVASLLYLQKICWNQLNKFSRLVQYKMLDRVLAVSCIFLAAYLQGAAARDVPTSEEISRAGGCTVPFADLPYPEQPLILIPGTEKYWYPLDETREILVPTGAPIELACQQGFRLFPTQRSITVQCVTNSTFSFGGSTYPMKSLACTSYWLSSAKTTQARCHNESVIVKVGFELADARWVNVFDVCYDEQLYHTHFVRHHMNRANGGYQSGNPRPGWYQGAYYTGVNINTLYTVNKQRETIATILNSQARADVLVQNTTNGIYMARGHIAARADFVYGTEQNATFWFLNAAPQWQNFNGVNWERVESSVRDFVGKRDLELTVYSGTYGVQKLADGNGDYREIWLDFDPVAGRRRAPAPMLYYKILHDEASNAGIALVGVNNVHVPVELILREYVLCKDIGDEVEWIDWERKNLTIGYCYACEVNAFNDAIGRPHPQLNVAKLLTSSGARGAVFALGLMLAGLGLHALLFVVRSSALRA, encoded by the exons ATGAGGTGGCTGCTCTGTCTGGTAGCGATTGGTGTGATTGGGGCGCTTGCGGAAGCCCGCGATCTTCGGCACGAAATTCCCGCTGAAGTTCCGGAGTTTGGAAATTATG CAACTGCCTGCTCGATCCGCACGACGGGCGATATGCCACGTCCACAGCCACTAGTGCTGATCCCCGGTACCAGCCAGTTCCGCTATCCCGCCACCGGCAACGGGCTGCTGCAGCTGAACGCTGGCGAAACATTGGAGCTAGCCTGCCAGGACGGGTTCGGACTCTTCCCGGGCAAAAGCTCCATCACCGTGACGTGCGTCATCAACGATCAGTTCAACTACGACAGCCAGATGTTTGCGTTCCGTGACTTTGCCTGCACGGAGAACTGGCTGAGCAGTGCGCGTCGTACCGCGCAGCGTTGCTTCAACGGGGCCACGATCGTTGAGATCGGCTTCAACGTTGGCCAGCGCTTCCCGAAGATTCTGGACGTGTGTCACGACGAGGTGACGTTCGACAATCACTACGTGGTGCATGAGTTTACGCCGGCCAATGCCGGGTTCCAGCAGGGCGTACCACGGCCGGGCTGGTACCAGGGTGACTTCTACCCCGGCATCAACATCAACGGACTATACACGGTCAATACACAGCGCtccaccatcgccaccatTCTTAGCTCGCAGGCTCGCGCCAATGAGCTCGTCCAGGGTACGGACAATGGTATCTTCCTGGCGCGTGGACACATCGCCGCTCGGGCGGACTTTATCTACGGGACGCAGCAGAACGCCACGTTTTGGTTCCTCAATGCTGCCCCACAGTGGCAAAACTTTAACGCTGGCAATTGGGAGCGCATTGAGTCGTCGGTGAAAACGTTTGTGGCGGCTCGCAATATTCGGGTGCGGGTTTACGGCGGTACGTACGGTGTGCAGACGCTGGCCGATGGTAATGGAGATCATCGGGAGATCTTCCTGGATTTCAACGCGAATGGAAGGACGCgcctgagagcaccgaaggtgtACTACAAGATCCTGCACAATGAGGCCCAAAACTCGGGAATTGTACTGATAGGAGTTAACAATGTCCACATCTCGCTGGAGGAGATCCGACGGGACTATATCTTCTGCACGGACGTGAGCAGTCGGATTGGGTGGATTAACTGGGAGCGGGAAAATCTTGCCCTTGGCTATTCGTACGCATGCGAGGTGAATGAGTTTAATCGCGTGACGGGCCACTTGCCACAGCTGAATGTGGCCAGTCTGCTC TACCTTCAAAAGATTTGCTGGAATCAGTTGAATAAATTCAGTAGACTCGTGCAGTACAAGATGTTGGATAGAGTTTTAGCAGTCAGTTGTATCTTTTTGGCGGCATACCTTCAAGGTGCAGCTGCTCGCGATGTTCCCACTTCCGAAGAGATATCTAGAG CCGGTGGATGTACGGTCCCGTTCGCTGACCTACCGTACCCGGAGCAACCGCTCATACTGATCCCCGGGACGGAGAAGTACTGGTACCCACTGGACGAAACCCGCGAGATCCTAGTACCAACCGGTGCCCCAATCGAGCTGGCATGTCAGCAAGGCTTTCGACTCTTTCCCACCCAACGATCGATTACGGTCCAGTGTGTGACGAACTCAACTTTCAGCTTCGGTGGCTCGACCTACCCAATGAAGTCCCTTGCCTGCACATCGTACTGGTTAAGCTCGGCCAAAACCACCCAGGCACGGTGCCACAACGAGTCCGTGATAGTGAAGGTTGGCTTCGAGCTGGCCGACGCTCGCTGGGTGAACGTGTTTGACGTGTGCTACGATGAGCAGCTTTACCATACACACTTTGTGCGCCATCATATGAACCGCGCCAACGGTGGCTATCAGTCAGGCAATCCACGACCCGGCTGGTATCAGGGTGCGTACTACACCGGCGTTAACATCAACACACTGTACACCGTGAACAAGCAGCGGGAAACGATCGCCACCATCCTGAACTCCCAGGCCCGGGCGGACGTACTGGTCCAGAACACCACCAACGGGATCTACATGGCCCGGGGGCACATCGCGGCACGGGCGGACTTTGTTTATGGCACGGAGCAGAACGCAACCTTCTGGTTCCTCAATGCTGCTCCCCAGTGGCAAAACTTCAACGGAGTTAACTGGGAGCGGGTGGAGTCTTCGGTGCGCGATTTCGTGGGCAAGCGGGATCTCGAGCTAACCGTGTACAGCGGTACGTACGGTGTACAGAAGCTGGCCGACGGCAATGGCGACTATCGGGAAATTTGGCTTGACTTTGATCCTGTGGCTGGTCGTCGCCGAGCGCCGGCTCCGATGCTGTACTACAAGATCCTGCACGACGAGGCCAGCAACGCGGGCATTGCACTCGTCGGCGTTAACAACGTGCACGTGCCGGTTGAGCTGATCCTGCGCGAGTATGTGCTGTGCAAGGATATTGGCGATGAGGTCGAGTGGATCGACTGGGAGCGTAAGAACCTGACGATCGGGTACTGTTACGCGTGCGAGGTAAATGCGTTCAACGACGCAATTGGCAGGCCCCATCCGCAGCTGAACGTGGCGAAGCTGCTCACGAGCAGTGGTGCTAGGGGCGCGGTGTTTGCGCTCGGCCTGATGTTGGCAGGCCTGGGACTGCACGCACTGTTATTTGTGGTACGGTCCTCTGCCCTTCGTGCgtga
- the LOC1269452 gene encoding uncharacterized protein LOC1269452 translates to MGLVSASLVLLLLVASPAVWARDIPRRELPEDVAEDAPEVVGFATGCSLTLATAALPQPQPLFLIPGTDQFKYPSTSSGILTLNAGETLELACQNGFSLFPSETSIVVTCVLDDQFNYESKMYAFTEFGCTANWRSVARRTANRCYNDATIVEIGFEMGARFPKIMDVCHDEVTYDNHYLVHEFTPANAGFQTGVPRPGWIQGNFYPGVTVNTLYTVNMQRETIATILDSQPRADELVQTTNNGIYMARGHIAARADFIYATQQNATFWFLNAAPQWQNFNAGNWERIESSVKSFVAARNIRVRVYGGTYGVQTQADGNGDHREIFLDFDPNGRTRLRAPKVYYKILHNEAQNSGIVLIGVNNVHISLEEIRRDYIFCTDVSSRIGWINWDRENLSRGYSYACEVNEFNRVTGHLPQLNVASLLI, encoded by the exons ATGGGGCTCGTTTCAGCTTCGTtagtgttgttgctgctggtggcaaGTCCTGCAGTATGGGCGAGAGATATTCCACGGCGGGAGCTCCCGGAAGATGTTGCTGAGGATGCTCCAGAAGTTGTTGGATTTG CAACGGGATGCTCCCTAACACTTGCTACAGCAGCGCTGCCTCAACCACAGCCCCTGTTTCTCATCCCCGGCACGGATCAGTTCAAGTATCCTTCAACGTCCAGTGGCATTCTGACGCTGAACGCTGGGGAAACCTTGGAGTTGGCTTGTCAGAATGGGTTTTCACTGTTCCCTTCGGAAACTTCCATCGTCGTGACGTGTGTGCTTGACGATCAGTTCAACTATGAAAGCAAAATGTATGCCTTCACGGAGTTCGGCTGTACGGCTAACTGGCGCAGCGTGGCTCGACGCACGGCCAACCGTTGCTACAACGATGCCACGATCGTTGAGATTGGATTTGAGATGGGAGCACGATTCCCGAAGATCATGGACGTTTGTCACGATGAGGTGACGTACGACAATCACTATCTAGTCCATGAATTTACCCCGGCGAATGCAGGCTTCCAGACGGGTGTACCACGACCGGGTTGGATTCAGGGTAACTTCTATCCGGGCGTTACCGTCAATACACTATACACCGTCAATATGCAGCGGGAAACGATTGCAACCATTCTGGACTCACAGCCCCGGGCGGACGAGCTGGTACAAACGACAAACAACGGTATCTACATGGCTCGGGGACATATCGCCGCTCGGGCGGATTTCATTTATGCCACGCAACAGAACGCCACGTTTTGGTTCCTCAATGCTGCCCCACAGTGGCAAAACTTTAACGCTGGCAATTGGGAGCGCATTGAGTCGTCGGTGAAATCGTTTGTGGCGGCTCGCAATATTCGTGTGCGCGTTTACGGCGGCACGTACGGTGTGCAGACGCAGGCCGATGGTAATGGAGATCACCGGGAGATCTTCCTGGACTTTGATCCAAATGGACGGACGCGcttgagagcaccgaaggtgtACTACAAGATCCTGCACAACGAGGCCCAGAACTCGGGCATCGTGCTGATAGGAGTTAACAATGTCCACATCTCGCTGGAGGAGATCCGACGGGACTATATCTTCTGCACGGACGTGAGCAGTCGCATCGGGTGGATTAACTGGGATCGGGAAAACCTTTCCCGGGGCTACTCGTATGCGTGCGAGGTGAACGAGTTTAACCGCGTGACGGGCCACTTGCCACAGCTGAACGTGGCGAGTCTGTTGATATGA